One region of Vigna angularis cultivar LongXiaoDou No.4 chromosome 10, ASM1680809v1, whole genome shotgun sequence genomic DNA includes:
- the LOC108335042 gene encoding probable indole-3-acetic acid-amido synthetase GH3.1, whose protein sequence is MAVQSDFLSLPRDQNGQDALQLIEHLTKNTDPIQEEVLRQILFQNADTEYLKRFRLNGATDRDSFKSKVPVVSYEDLRPDIERIANGDRSPILCAHPISEFLTSSGTSAGERKLMPTIDEDMDRRQFLYSLQMPVMNQYVSDLDKGKALHFLFIKAESKTPGGLLARPVLTSYYKSEQFRKRPFDPYNILTSPNAAILCSDSFQSMYTQMLCGLIMRHEVLRVGAVFASGLLRAIRFLQLNWDQLVHDIHTGTLNPKVTDPSIRGCMSKILKPDPELATFIKNECSGENWERIIVRIWPNTKYLDVIVTGAMAQYIPTLDYYSGGLPKPCTMYASSECFFGLNLKPMSEPSDVSYTILPNMGYFEFLPHDDDSPVTLSRDSPPRLVDLADVELGKFYELIITTYSGLCRYRVGDILQVTGFHNSDPQFRFVRRKNVLLSIDSDKTDEAELQKAIENASELLKEFNTSVVEYTSFADTKSIPGHYVIYWELFMKDSSHSPTSEVLNKCCLAMEESLNSVYRQGRVADNSIGPLEIRVVKNGTFEELMDYAISRGASINQYKVPRCVNFAPIMELLDSRVLSSHFSPAAPHWTPERRS, encoded by the exons ATGGCCGTTCAATCTGATTTCCTCTCCTTACCTCGTGACCAGAACGGTCAAGATGCTCTTCAGCTCATCGAGCACTTAACCAAAAACACTGATCCTATCCAGGAGGAAGTCCTTCGCCAGATTCTCTTCCAAAACGCCGATACGGAGTACCTCAAACGCTTCCGACTCAACGGTGCCACCGACCGTGACTCGTTCAAGTCCAAGGTTCCTGTTGTCTCATACGAGGATCTGCGGCCTGACATAGAACGCATTGCCAACGGTGACCGCTCTCCCATCTTGTGCGCTCACCCCATCTCTGAGTTCCTCACAAG tTCTGGAACGTCTGCTGGCGAGAGAAAGTTGATGCCAACCATCGATGAAGACATGGACCGTCGTCAGTTCCTGTACAGCTTGCAGATGCCAGTGATGAACCA ATACGTGTCCGATTTGGACAAAGGGAAGGCCCTTCACTTTCTGTTCATCAAGGCAGAGAGCAAGACACCCGGCGGGTTACTGGCTCGTCCGGTGCTGACCAGCTACTACAAGAGCGAGCAATTCAGGAAAAGACCATTTGACCCTTACAACATCCTCACCAGCCCCAACGCCGCCATCCTTTGCTCTGATTCCTTCCAAAGCATGTACACTCAGATGCTGTGTGGCCTTATCATGCGCCATGAGGTTCTCCGTGTCGGAGCTGTTTTCGCCTCTGGCCTTCTCCGGGCCATAAGATTCCTGCAGCTCAATTGGGACCAATTGGTCCATGATATCCACACCGGAACCCTAAACCCCAAGGTCACAGACCCTTCCATCAGGGGATGCATGTCCAAGATCTTGAAACCCGATCCCGAACTCGCCACTTTCATAAAAAACGAATGCTCCGGAGAAAACTGGGAACGTATAATCGTGAGGATTTGGCCCAACACAAAGTACCTTGACGTCATAGTCACAGGAGCCATGGCTCAATACATTCCAACTCTTGATTACTACAGTGGAGGCCTACCCAAACCGTGTACCATGTACGCTTCCTCCGAGTGCTTTTTCGGCCTTAACCTTAAACCCATGTCCGAACCCTCTGATGTCTCCTACACCATACTGCCAAACATGGGTTACTTTGAGTTCTTACCCCATGATGATGACTCTCCTGTGACTCTCTCCAGGGACTCGCCTCCTCGCTTGGTGGATCTAGCAGATGTGGAACTTGGTAAGTTCTATGAACTCATTATCACCACCTATTCAGGTCTTTGCCGTTACAGAGTGGGTGACATCCTTCAAGTAACCGGGTTCCATAATTCGGACCCGCAATTCCGCTTCGTGAGGCGTAAGAACGTTTTGCTGAGCATTGATTCCGACAAAACAGACGAGGCGGAGCTGCAGAAGGCCATCGAGAATGCGTCGGAGCTGTTGAAGGAGTTCAACACCAGCGTGGTGGAGTACACGAGCTTCGCTGACACCAAATCCATTCCGGGGCATTACGTGATTTATTGGGAACTGTTCATGAAGGACTCATCTCACTCTCCCACGAGCGAAGTGCTGAACAAGTGCTGCTTGGCGATGGAAGAGTCGCTGAATTCAGTCTACCGACAAGGGAGGGTGGCGGATAACTCCATTGGACCGTTGGAGATACGAGTGGTGAAAAATGGCACCTTTGAGGAGTTGATGGACTACGCCATCTCCCGTGGAGCATCGATTAACCAGTACAAAGTGCCCAGATGCGTGAACTTCGCTCCCATAATGGAACTACTCGATTCCAGGGTGCTTTCTTCTCATTTTAGTCCTGCTGCACCGCACTGGACCCCAGAACGTCGTAGTTGA